The Schistocerca gregaria isolate iqSchGreg1 unplaced genomic scaffold, iqSchGreg1.2 ptg000728l, whole genome shotgun sequence genome window below encodes:
- the LOC126320568 gene encoding 26S proteasome non-ATPase regulatory subunit 10-like — protein MNSPHSNHDIFSLVHKQDFHAISRLLDNNPSLVHLKDNDMRTPLHWASTKENADIVKLLLSLKSDPCHADDTNWTPLMSASSSGHPHIVKLLLDAGASVYSVNDQHRTALHYACSKGHERVAKLLVQANAPLNSQDELGCTPLHRATSAAHENLVTLLLKSGADVNATDAEGNTPLHIACQLGNERIATILLENNAHVHALNHLKQSPSDLCSTPYMLNIISKHHHSK, from the exons ATGAACTCCCCCCACTCTAACCATGACATCTTCTCACTCGTCCATAAACAAGACTTCCATGCTATCTCAAG ACTTCTAGACAACAACCCATCCCTTGTCCACTTAAAAGACAACGACATGAGAACACCACTTCATTGGGCCTCCACCAAAGAAAACGCCGACATCGTCAAACTCCTCCTGTCTCTCAAATCTGACCCCTGCCACGCCGACGACACCAACTGGACGCCTCTAATGAGCGCCTCCAGCTCCGGACACCCGCACATCGTCAAACTCCTCCTCGACGCCGGCGCCAGCGTCTACTCTGTAAACGACCAACACCGCACAGCCCTTCACTACGCATGCAGTAAGGGACACGAACGCGTCGCCAAACTGCTTGTTCAGGCTAACGCCCCCCTCAACTCTCAAGACGAGCTGGGCTGTACGCCTCTTCACAGAGCTACCTCCGCCGCTCACGAAAACCTCGTCACCCTCCTCCTCAAATCCGGCGCAGACGTAAACGCCACCGACGCGGAAGGAAATACACCACTACACATAGCCTGCCAGCTCGGCAACGAACGCATCGCCACCATCCTCCTCGAGAACAACGCCCACGTTCACGCCCTCAACCATCTAAAACAATCCCCATCAGACCTCTGTAGcaccccatatatgctcaatattaTATCAAAACATCATCACTCCAAATAA